One genomic window of Diospyros lotus cultivar Yz01 chromosome 8, ASM1463336v1, whole genome shotgun sequence includes the following:
- the LOC127807663 gene encoding protein DETOXIFICATION 27-like gives MGSASKDEEVKQALLEHSDSNGLGNGQVVVEDDAGNLRRIWIESKKLWHIVGPSIFSRVATYSMNVVTQAFAGHLGDLELASLSIANNVIVGFNFGLLLGMASALETLCGQAFGAKRYNMLGIYMQRSWIVLFLCCFLLLPLYVFATPILKLLGQPDDVAEQSGLVAVWLIPLHFSFAFIFPVQRFLQSQLKTAVLAWVSLVVFAIHVLMSWLFVYVLQFGVVGTAITLDVSWWLLFLGMFGYTMWGGCPETWSGFSSQAFAGLWEFIKLSTASGVMLCLENWYYRILILMTSNLRNAEITVDALSVCMSINGWEMMIPLAFFAATGVRVANELGAGRGKAARFATLVSVVQSTVIGLIFCAFIMIFHDKFALIFTSSADVLDAVDNLSVLLAVTILLNSVQPVLSGVAVGSGWQSKVAYINLGCYYMVGLPIGVVMGWVFHLGVEGIWGGMIFGGTAVQTVILAIVTMRTNWDKEAEKATMHVQKWSNGSPDNIS, from the exons ATGGGGAGCGCTAGCAAAGACGAAGAAGTGAAGCAGGCCTTGCTCGAGCATTCCGATTCAAACGGCTTGGGAAATGGACAAGTAGTTGTTGAAGATGATGCCGGTAACCTGAGAAGGATCTGGATCGAGTCCAAGAAGCTATGGCACATCGTCGGTCCCTCCATTTTCAGCCGCGTTGCCACCTACTCCATGAACGTCGTCACCCAAGCGTTCGCCGGCCACCTCGGCGACCTCGAGCTCGCTTCCCTCTCCATCGCCAACAACGTCATCGTCGGCTTCAACTTCGGCCTCCTG CTTGGAATGGCGAGTGCATTGGAGACGCTCTGCGGGCAAGCGTTCGGGGCGAAAAGATACAACATGCTGGGGATATATATGCAGAGATCATGGATAGTTCTGTTTCTGTGTTGTTTCTTGCTCTTACCGTTGTACGTATTTGCGACGCCGATTTTGAAGCTCTTAGGCCAGCCGGACGACGTGGCTGAGCAGTCCGGGCTGGTGGCGGTGTGGCTCATCCCCTTGCACTTCAGCTTCGCGTTTATCTTCCCTGTGCAGAGGTTCTTGCAAAGCCAACTAAAAACTGCGGTGCTGGCCTGGGTTTCTTTGGTGGTTTTCGCGATACACGTGCTAATGAGTTGGCTCTTTGTGTATGTGCTTCAGTTCGGAGTTGTTGGAACCGCCATCACATTGGATGTTTCCTGGTGGCTTTTGTTTCTTGGCATGTTTGGGTATACCATGTGGGGTGGCTGTCCGGAGACCTGGAGTGGTTTCTCTTCACAAGCTTTCGCTGGGCTCTGGGAATTTATTAAGCTCTCCACTGCCTCAGGTGTCATGCTCtg CTTGGAGAACTGGTACTACAGGATATTGATACTAATGACTAGTAATCTTCGAAACGCTGAGATTACCGTGGATGCCTTATCTGTCTG CATGAGCATCAACGGCTGGGAAATGATGATTCCTCTTGCCTTCTTCGCAGCAACAGG AGTAAGAGTTGCCAACGAGCTAGGCGCCGGCCGGGGAAAGGCAGCAAGGTTCGCGACGCTTGTGTCGGTGGTGCAGTCCACAGTCATCGGCCTCATCTTCTGCGCCTTCATAATGATATTCCATGACAAGTTCGCCTTGATCTTCACCTCCAGCGCCGACGTGCTCGATGCCGTCGATAACCTCTCCGTCCTCCTCGCCGTCACCATTCTCCTCAACAGCGTCCAGCCTGTCCTATCTG GGGTGGCGGTTGGATCGGGATGGCAGTCAAAGGTGGCGTACATAAATTTAGGATGCTATTACATGGTTGGGCTTCCCATCGGAGTTGTCATGGGCTGGGTCTTTCATTTAGGCGTTGAG GGCATATGGGGAGGCATGATCTTCGGTGGAACGGCTGTGCAAACTGTGATACTGGCCATCGTAACGATGCGAACCAACTGGGACAAGGAG GCTGAGAAAGCTACCATGCATGTCCAGAAGTGGTCTAACGGGAGTCCAGATAATATATCATAG
- the LOC127807662 gene encoding E3 ubiquitin-protein ligase ATL15-like: MTGNFRLYHGARWVLFAATLSSISAPPWVAGQKADSSQHPQALGGYSFESKVGVNPTMAIIFICLVSTFFLMGCVSVYIRQCAEHRMSRNFTLESDGVGAGRRSRRRVARGLDLAVIEAFPTFVYSEVKELKIGKAALECAVCLNEFEDDETLRLLPKCSHVFHPECVGSWLAAHSTCPVCRANLVPRPGEPTPATLSGQNPDIEGGSAEPETESITLEPAVDNSDVNFEAPEIVNVVHTPSPNRPGRSTPRRDRLTAKILKSFSTGHSLVQPGEDCERFTLRLPEEVRIRLVGSGLKRTKSCMALPMARSSRKGFRSSGGGSGLGRNFYERFDRENRPDRWALAMTPSIFPRAGSPKMVVGGEQSAAEPRTLLKSVRSPLNRLFGSSPDGRPRGDVDVGERSFDRLRPLDGEV; encoded by the coding sequence ATGACGGGAAATTTTAGGCTTTATCATGGAGCCAGGTGGGTTTTGTTCGCCGCCACCTTATCGTCGATTTCCGCCCCGCCGTGGGTCGCAGGGCAGAAGGCCGACAGTTCGCAGCATCCGCAGGCGCTGGGTGGTTACTCCTTTGAATCCAAGGTGGGAGTCAACCCCACCATGGCTATCATATTCATCTGCCTCGTAAGCACCTTCTTCCTCATGGGCTGCGTCTCAGTCTATATCCGCCAGTGCGCCGAGCATCGGATGTCTCGAAATTTCACGCTCGAGTCCGACGGGGTGGGGGCCGGGCGCCGCTCCCGAAGGCGCGTTGCCCGCGGGCTCGACCTCGCCGTGATCGAAGCTTTCCCAACTTTCGTTTACTCCGAGGTAAAGGAACTTAAGATTGGGAAGGCGGCGCTGGAGTGCGCCGTGTGCTTGAACGAGTTCGAAGATGACGAGACTCTCCGGCTGCTTCCCAAATGCAGCCACGTGTTCCACCCCGAGTGCGTCGGCTCGTGGCTGGCGGCTCACTCCACTTGCCCGGTCTGCCGGGCCAACCTCGTCCCGAGACCCGGCGAACCCACTCCGGCAACTCTATCGGGTCAGAACCCGGATATCGAAGGTGGTTCAGCTGAGCCGGAAACGGAAAGCATAACCTTGGAACCCGCGGTTGATAATTCCGATGTGAATTTTGAGGCTCCAGAGATAGTCAACGTTGTTCATACGCCGAGTCCGAATCGTCCGGGTCGGTCCACTCCGAGAAGAGACAGACTGACGGCGAAGATTCTGAAGTCTTTCTCGACCGGTCACTCGCTGGTTCAACCTGGCGAGGACTGCGAGCGGTTCACCCTGAGGTTACCGGAGGAGGTACGGATCCGGTTGGTCGGGTCAGGTCTGAAGCGGACGAAGAGCTGCATGGCGCTCCCCATGGCTAGGAGCTCGAGAAAGGGTTTTAGGAGCAGCGGAGGAGGATCCGGCCTAGGAAGGAACTTTTACGAGCGGTTCGATCGGGAGAACCGGCCGGACCGTTGGGCTCTCGCAATGACGCCGTCGATTTTTCCTCGGGCCGGATCGCCTAAAATGGTGGTTGGCGGGGAGCAGTCGGCGGCGGAACCGAGGACGCTGTTGAAGTCCGTTAGGTCGCCGTTAAATCGGCTGTTTGGGTCGTCGCCGGATGGTAGGCCGAGGGGGGACGTTGACGTTGGGGAACGGTCGTTTGACAGGTTACGGCCGTTGGATGGTGAAGTTTAA